In a genomic window of Rhinoraja longicauda isolate Sanriku21f chromosome 23, sRhiLon1.1, whole genome shotgun sequence:
- the mapk12a gene encoding mitogen-activated protein kinase 12 isoform X3, giving the protein MPFMGTDLSKLMKHEKLTEDRIQFLVYQILKGLKYIHSAGIIHRDLKPGNLAINEDCELKILDFGLARHADQEMTGYVVTRWYRAPEVILNWMHYTQTVDIWSVGCIMAEMITTRPLFKGIDHLDQLTEIMKITGTPTQDFVQKLQSQDAKNYIKSLQSVPKKDFKALFGNVNQVAVNLLEKMLVLDAEKRVTAAEALAHPYFEQYRDPEEETVAKVYDNSFDNVELTIEEWKCHTYEEVVNFKTSTAVPESKETSV; this is encoded by the exons ATGCCTTTCATGGGAACGGACCTCAGCAAACTAATGAAGCATGAGAAACTGACTGAAGATCGGATCCAATTTCTGGTGTATCAGATCCTAAAAGGTCTAAAG TACATCCACTCTGCAGGGATCATCCACAGG GATCTTAAACCCGGAAATTTGGCAATCAATGAGGACTGCGAGTTAAAG ATTCTGGACTTTGGGTTGGCAAGACATGCTGATCAGGAAATGACTGGCTATGTGGTAACCAGATGGTACCGTGCCCCAGAGGTGATACTTAACTGGATGCATTATACTCAAACAG TGGATATCTGGTCTGTTGGCTGTATCATGGCAGAGATGATCACAACACGCCCTCTTTTTAAAGGCATCGATC ATCTAGATCAATTGACAGAAATCATGAAAATAACAGGGACACCAACCCAAGACTTTGTTCAGAAGCTGCAAAGTCAAGAC GCTAAAAACTACATCAAAAGTTTGCAAAGTGTCCCAAagaaagacttcaaagctctgtttgGAAATGTTAATCAAGTGG CTGTCAACCTTTTGGAAAAGATGCTTGTGCTCGATGCCGAGAAACGGGTAACTGCGGCAGAGGCCCTGGCTCACCCGTACTTTGAGCAGTACCGAGATCCTGAGGAAGAGACCGTGGCAAAAGTGTACGACAATAGTTTTGACAACGTAGAACTCACCATTGAAGAATGGAAAT